One stretch of Glycine soja cultivar W05 chromosome 7, ASM419377v2, whole genome shotgun sequence DNA includes these proteins:
- the LOC114418226 gene encoding exocyst complex component SEC10b-like, producing the protein MREPRDGARTDSSKPSKAAPPPQSFPLILDIDDFKGDFSFDALFGNLVNDLLPSYKLEESESDGGDALPNGHLRVPSDASKYSQGIVSPLFPEVEKLLSLFKDSCKELLELRKQIDGRLYNLKKDVSVQDSKHRKTLAELEKGVDGLFDSFARLDSRISSVGQTAAKIGDHLQSADAQRETASQTIELIKYLMEFNSSPGDLMELSPLFSDDSRVAEAASIAQKLRSFAEEDIGRHGIPVPSAMGNATASRGLEVAVANLQDYCNELENRLLSRFDAASQKRELTTMAECAKILSQFNRGTSAMQHYVATRPMFIDVEIMNADTKLVLGDQAAQASPSNVARGLSSLYKEITDTVRKEAATITAVFPSPSEVMSILVQRVLEQRITALLDKLLEKPSLVNLPSMEEGGLLLYLRMLAVAYEKTQELARDLQAVGCGDLDVEGLTESLFSSHKDEYPEYEQASLRQLYKVKMEELRAESQQISDSSGSIGRSKGASVVSSQQQISVTVVTEFVRWNEEAISRCNLFASQPATLATHVKAVFTCLLDQVSQYIADGLERARDSLTEAANLRERFVLGTSVTRRVAAAAASAAEAAAAAGESSFRSFMIAVQRSGSSVAIIQQYFANSISRLLLPVDGAHAAACEEMATAMSSAEAAAYKGLQQCIETVMAEVERLLSAEQKATDYRSPDDGMAPDHRATSACTRVVAYLSRVLESAFTALEGLNKQAFLTELGNRLHKVLLNHWQKYTFNPSGGLRLKRDITEYGEFLRSFNAPSVDEKFELLGIMANVFIVAPESLSTLFEGTPSIRKDAQRFIQLRDDYKAAKLASKLSSLWS; encoded by the exons ATGAGAGAGCCAAGAGATGGAGCCAGGACCGATAGTTCCAAGCCCTCCAAAGCCGCACCACCGCCTCAGTCCTTCCCTCTCATTCTCGACATCGACGATTTCAAG GGAGATTTCTCGTTCGACGCGTTGTTCGGGAACCTCGTGAACGACCTTCTCCCGTCGTACAAATTGGAGGAATCGGAATCTGATGGCGGAGATGCTCTGCCGAACGGGCATCTCCGCGTGCCGTCCGATGCGTCCAAGTACTCGCAGGGGATTGTGAGTCCGTTGTTTCCTGAGGTTGAAAAGCTCCTGTCGTTGTTCAAGGATTCTTGTAAGGAGCTGCTTGAGCTTCGTAAACAG ATTGATGGGAGACTCTACAATCTTAAGAAAGATGTTTCGGTTCAAGACTCTAAGCATCGGAAGACACTTGCTGAG CTAGAGAAAGGTGTGGATGGATTGTTTGACAGCTTTGCAAGGTTGGATTCACGAATTTCAAGTGTTGGTCAGACAGCAGCAAAGATAGGTGATCATCTCCAG AGTGCAGATGCTCAGCGAGAAACTGCCAGTCAAAcaattgaattgataaaa TACTTAATGGAATTCAATAGCAGTCCAGGCGACCTGATGGAGCTTTCACCTCTTTTTTCTGATGATAGCCGTGTTGCTGAGGCTGCTTCGATTGCCCAGAAATTAC gGTCATTTGCTGAAGAAGATATCGGAAGACATGGAATACCTGTCCCATCAGCTATGGGAAATGCAACTGCTAGCAGAGGATTAGAAGTGGCAGTTGCTAATTTACAGGACTACTGCAATG AACTGGAGAATAGATTGCTTTCTCGGTTTGACGCAGCATCACAGAAAAGAGAATTGACCACAATGGCAGAATGTGCCAAAATTTTGTCTCAG TTTAACAGGGGTACAAGTGCCATGCAACATTATGTGGCTACTCGTCCAATGTTCATTGATGTGGAAATAATGAATGCAGACACTAAGCTGGTTCTTGGTGACCAGGCTGCCCAAGCTAGTCCAAGTAATGTTGCTCGTGGGCTTTCCTCCTTGTACAAAGAAATCACAG ATACTGTTCGTAAAGAGGCTGCAACAATCACGGCTGTATTCCCTTCACCAAGTGAAGTTATGTCAATTTTAGTTCAG AGAGTTTTAGAGCAGAGAATCACTGCCCTTTTGGACAAACTGTTAGAGAAACCATCTCTTGTCAATTTACCTTCCATGGAGGAAGGTGGGCTCCTATTA TATCTTCGAATGCTGGCAGTGGCGTATGAAAAGACCCAAGAACTAGCAAGAGATCTACAAGCTGTAGGATGTGGTGACTTGGATGTTGAGG GTCTAACAGAGTCCCTATTTTCAAGTCACAAGGATGAATACCCTGAATATGAGCAGGCATCTCTTAGGCAATTATATAAAGTGAAG ATGGAAGAATTGCGAGCTGAAAGCCAGCAGATTTCGGATTCATCTGGGTCAATTGGACGCTCAAAAGGAGCTTCAGTAGTTTCTTCTCAACAGCAAATATCTGTTACTGTTGTAACTGAGTTTGTGCGTTGGAATGAAGAAGCAATCTCAAGATGCAATCTCTTTGCTTCCcag CCTGCTACACTTGCAACCCATGTTAAAGCAGTGTTTACTTGCCTGCTAGACCAA GTTAGTCAATATATAGCAGATGGGCTTGAACGGGCGAGAGACAGCCTGACTGAAGCAGCTAATTTGAGGGAAAGATTTGTGCTGGGTACAAGTGTTACCCGTAGAGTGGCTGCTGCAGCTGCATCTGCt GCAGAGGCGGCAGCAGCTGCTGGTGAAAGTAGTTTCAGATCTTTTATGATTGCTGTACAACGTTCTGGAAGCAGTGTAGCTATTATTCAACAA TACTTTGCTAATTCTATATCTCGGCTTTTGCTCCCCGTTGATGGTGCACATGCTGCTGCTTGTGAGGAAATGGCTACAGCAATGTCAAGTGCAGAGGCTGCTGCTTACAAAGGACTACAACAGTGCATTGAAACTGTCATGGCTGAG GTGGAGCGGTTGCTTTCAGCTGAACAAAAGGCTACAGATTATCGATCACCTGATGATGGAATGGCTCCTGACCACCGGGCAACCAGTGCCTGCACAAG AGTTGTTGCTTATCTTTCTCGTGTGCTGGAGTCTGCATTTACTGCTTTAGAAGGCCTTAACAAACAAGCATTCCTGACTGAGTTG gGAAATCGCTTGCACAAGGTGCTACTAAACCATTGGCAGAAGTATACTTTTAATCCAAG TGGAGGGTTGCGACTGAAGCGTGACATTACTGAATATGGAGAATTTCTGCGTAGTTTCAATGCTCCTTCTGTTGATGAAAAGTTTGAATTGTTGGGCAT AATGGCCAATGTATTTATAGTTGCTCCTGAGAGCCTTTCAACTTTGTTTGAGGGCACACCCAGCATACGGAAAGATGCGCAAAG ATTTATTCAACTTCGGGATGACTACAAGGCTGCCAAACTTGCGTCCAAACTAAGTTCCTTGTGGTCTTAA